Genomic window (Zingiber officinale cultivar Zhangliang chromosome 2B, Zo_v1.1, whole genome shotgun sequence):
AAGTTTCTCTTTTTGTGAGGagtaattttatattttgtaaatGCATCAACATCCTCACAAATTTCTAAACTAGAATCATGAGATAAGCACCACtcttgttgaaaacacttgtatACCTCAGGAGTATAAATTTCACTAGCATGCTTTAGAATCTCAATTGGAAACATTAAATATGGAACTGTTGTATTTGATCTAAAATCTGCTTTTAATTCCTCATATCGACGATCATCAAGGAGTCTTTGGAAGTGATTGAAGAAGTCTAAAAACTTATGTTTATAAGTCACATACTTTTTCACAACActattcatgctctcacttctttgggttgtagtcatATCCGCGCAAAACATTTGTCGTCCATATACTAAAGCCCATTTTTCCTTTTTGTTGTACATGTGCCTCAACCAATCATTGTCTTCAAGTGAATACTTAGTCAACATCAAATTCCAAgctgaaataaaatcttcctcttcatcaaaatcatacACACATGAAGCAAAATCTTTAGCAAAGTCTCTAAACTGAGAGAAAACTCCACTCAAATGTATGGCGGCATTTTGATAAATGTGCCAAATGCACAAACGATGATGTGTTTCAGGCCATCTGGAAGCTAATGCCTTTGTCATTGCTGCATCTTGATCTGTAAGAATAGTAGTTGGTTTTTTCTCACCCATAGCTCTAGTTAATGTATCAAACAACCACTCAAAAGTCAAACTggtttcatcatataataaagctgCACCAAAAAGTATCGATTGTTTATGATGATTAACACCTACAAATAACGCAATTGGCCGACCTTCATTGTTCTTTCTGTAGGTTGTGTCAAAGAAAATAACATCTCCAAAATTAGCATAATCAGCTCTCATCTTAGCATCAGaccaaaaaatattagtaatcaaatcatcttcatcaacttgaatagCATAGAAAAAATTAGGATCATCAAACTGCATTTTCTGCAAATACTCCAATACACCCCCTGTATCCCCAACTCTCATATTTATTGTTCTTTTGGATCGCAAGTAGTTTTTGTAATCCTCAGGAATAAATCCTAAATTCTCCCTCCCACCTACTTGTCtcaccataagatcatgagatgctttTGGGGGGATTCCCACATCACTTGCAATCTCAATCTGTTTCGCTGTAGAAAAAGATATATTTCTATAACTTCTATAGAGGTGAGTTTTGTTTGGACTTGAgagataatgattatgctctttaacaaaTTGCACCACACTAAACTTACTTTTTTTCGAATACTAATCTTCATTTTAGCCTCACAACCAAACCTAGTTTCATCACGACTTGCTTTGACATAAATATCTCGTTTGTCTTTTCCTCTTTTGCCTTGGGCACAACAATAAAAAACTCTATCAAGTAATTTACCCGATTTATCATTGTGGATTTTTCCTCTCCTTATGCCAAATTCAACTTTTTTAGCATatgccaaataaaattgatatgcatCTTCTTCTGTATCAAATTCTAACCCCAATTGTGGTATATCCAAATCTGTTTCAATGTTTAAgcctataaaatcaaataaacaaagAAAAATGTATAAAAAGTAAAATTTGATATATTGAAACTCCATACATTTCCAATATGAATCTTATTACCTTCATCAATAACTTCAAAGTCATCTTCCCGACTAGCTTCATTTTCTTCAAAGTTCAATTGACGACAACTCGTAGATTCACCCTCCATGGTTAGAGTCCAAGCTGAAACCTTATATTGACGGTGAGCACAAACTGCATATCAGTCGCAATTCAAAAAACTTCTAAAAAAATCATATTGTGTCAGAAGCAAACATCAAGGAGGACAGTAGAAATTGTGGATTCTGATCCAAGTGTGTAAAATAACTGATTATATTAACTCTTATATGAAAAGAATAACATACCTCAACCCAGATAAAGGAGGACAGTGGCCGAGCTGACGGAATTCTCTACCTGCCACAGAAGAGTGTTCCTCACTCTGTGCAAAATTACTCGAGAACCTTTCTTCAAGCAAAGCCTAGGTATGATGACCATACACAAACAGTGCATCATATTAGAAAACATCTTAACTGCAAAATATCCAAGTAACCTCAAAATGTAAAAATTAGTACCACAATTAAGAATGGCATGTAATCCATAATTGCAAGTAATGTGTCAGCAATCACAGTTGTCAAGTCCTAAAAGGCGTGTTCTTTATTTTTACAACATGAAAAACAGATAGATTCATTCACAACCAATAGGGTAGCAGAAATCAAAATCCATATCTTATATTCTTAGAAAAAAACCATGATGTCAGTTGGTGATTGTTCAAGTCTAAGTTGATTCAATTTGTAAGAATAAACTGATAAATGGGGCAAATAGGAACACTTTGTAAGAATTGATGTGTACGTTGGGGAAATTAGGAACACGTTTGTAGGGATGCACTGGAGGTGATGGCAGCGGGAGGGAGGTCGGCGATGCACTGGATGTTGTGGAGGTCGCTGGAGGGGGCCGTTGGAGGTCGTCGCAGGGGCTGGAGGGCGCGAAGGTCGCTGGAGGCCGCAGGAGAGAGGTCGCCGCGATGCTGGAGGCCGCTGGAGGTCGTCGCGATGGAGGTCGGCGCTGGAGATCGTCGCGATGGAGGGAGGCGACGGAGCTAGGGCTTCGGCgttggagggagggagggagggaggcgacggagctagggcttcggcgctggagggagggagggagggaggcgacggggctagggcttcggcgctgGAGGTCGAGAGCTTTGCTTTTCACGTGGAGCGACACTGAGGGCGAGAGAGAGGTTAGGGATTTTTCGAGTTGGTGCGTGCACGTGTTTTACACGTGAGAGAGATTTTATATCCCCAGTGTGGTCCAGGGGCGGACCAGAGAAACGCGGTCCAGAAGATCCCTCCCCCTATTTATTAGGAATAGCAAATAATAACTTAAATGCAGggcaaataaaataattattataatattatgatttattttaagaataaatatgatatttGCTACATTTGTATTCCCAATCTTTTGGCAAACCAAATAATAATATtgataatcatatctaatcagaGCTTATGAACCAAACAATAATAGTGGAATAACTAAATTAAACCTATTTATATTCCAGTCAACTATCAAACCCATTTCCATTCTCATTCCTGCATCCAAACCAAATGTCACctaataattcatcatcaattctAGTGCATATTAGAGATTTCTATCTCGATCTCATCATAAGATCCACAACCTTAATTTTTATATTACACGGAAATGACAGAAACCCACACGACGACTATGAACATGAACATGAACATAATAGAGGATCCCCTATTATCGTATTATACCCTGTCCATCACATGCTCTCTCAGATGTTACGATTTACCTTCCTCGTGATGACCTTGGATCGGGTACGGCGGGAGCGCTAGGGGCGAACGTTTCGCTTTTTGCCACAATGAACATAATAGAGGAAACAGAAGCGGAATGAGCGATCGATCGGATGGTGGGCAGTTAAGCATGCTCGTCCACGAATGACCCAAACAGAGAGTTCATCGACAGTGATGCCAATTGCATCAGGCGCGGAGAATTGTCGAGCAATGGCGCGGCAGAAGCATGGTGAGCAACCCCAACGTCCACACAAGGTAGTACGTCAACACTTGTTCATGCTCCAC
Coding sequences:
- the LOC122048819 gene encoding protein FAR1-RELATED SEQUENCE 9-like, whose translation is MEGESTSCRQLNFEENEASREDDFEVIDEGLNIETDLDIPQLGLEFDTEEDAYQFYLAYAKKVEFGIRRGKIHNDKSAKQIEIASDVGIPPKASHDLMVRQVGGRENLGFIPEDYKNYLRSKRTINMRVGDTGGVLEYLQKMQFDDPNFFYAIQVDEDDLITNIFWSDAKMRADYANFGDVIFFDTTYRKNNEGRPIALFVGVNHHKQSILFGAALLYDETSLTFEWLFDTLTRAMGEKKPTTILTDQDAAMTKALASRWPETHHRLCIWHIYQNAAIHLSGVFSQFRDFAKDFASCVYDFDEEEDFISAWNLMLTKYSLEDNDWLRHMYNKKEKWALVYGRQMFCADMTTTQRSESMNSVVKKYVTYKHKFLDFFNHFQRLLDDRRYEELKADFRSNTTVPYLMFPIEILKHASEIYTPEVYKCFQQEWCLSHDSSLEICEDVDAFTKYKITPHKKRNLHIVTLYKKSEKIEYSCRKYEFAGILCSHILKIFTWNNIMKIPSEYVLKRWTRKAKIGYFGVYEDSANNASLDPKVLQNMRYKDLCGLNVQLITKAAERDDTYNVVKDVMLSLCKMVDDKLQFNESNVQQSKVSQESLEFDYGEGNSTGVKGIKTKKKTVSSKRLKGGLEKISRKGKATRKINQASMIDVDQTISSMPIVQYDRINHQLINSVPTIGSSVDSVSMTETQFPPLLASQLSQVFVKFGSCRFLMG